In Calothrix sp. NIES-2098, the DNA window ATAGGAACAGCAGGGATTTGGCAGATGTGTGTTCAGTTGACCCTGGCGTTGTACGGCTAGGAAGAATTAAAGGTGGCAGGTAGAGCGATCGCACCCCCAAGAATATCATTGAATTTTTGAGTTGCAGTTAGAATTATGGCTTCTTGATAGCTTAGAAAACAATCTATAACATGAAGTCATCGCAGAGAATTTTGATTATCTTAGCTGCGCTAATTGGGTGGCCGCCGAGATACGTGCAAAATGGGACACGTTGTAAAGTTTTGTTAAGAGGTAAACAAAAAACCTGTGATTTACAAGGATTACAGCCGCTTAAGCAAGCACTAAACTTTCGACCTCATCCAATGAGGGTGGCACAGTCTCCATATCAATTAGGTAATCACCAAACCGCTTAACATGAGCCGTAATATAAGGACTCACAACCGCCACATCCTCACGACTAATCAAATATCCCTGCTTCTGTAAATTTCGCAGTATATCAGTTAAATCAACAACATTTTGGAACAAAACAGCATTTGCTACTAAATCCTTATACTTAATTACCTTTTCCTGTTCAATTGGGTCATTCTTCATCACAACTCCAAAGCCACCAAAGAAAAACCACTTCGAGAATTTATGATAAGCCTCCACAATATTCGTCACAGCAGTAATTTCTTTTCTCAGCTGCATATCCGATATGTATTGCAGCAAAAAAACAGTTCTTACTACTTGTCCTAATTCCTGAAAAGCCTGATATAACCTATTTTTACGGCTATAATTACCCAATTTACGCAATAAAATTGCGCTTGATACTTTACCTGTTTGGATTGATAGAACTACCTGTAAAATATCTTGCCAATGAGTTTCTATCCGCTTCCAATCAACAGTTTCACAGAACAAAGAATCAATATGTTGATAAACAGTCTCTTTATCAGGACGATAAAAATTTAAATCTTTCCAATTACGAATCCGAGGCATTAACTTAATTCCCAACATATGTGCCAATGCAAACACAGGTGTTGATTGACCGTGGGTATCAGCATGAATTGTATCGGGTTGAATATCGGAAGAGTTTTTTAACAACCCCTCGATGATATGAACAGCCTCCCAAGTGCCACAAGAAATAAACTGGCTAAATAAAGCCACATAGGTATCAGAGACATGGTGGTAAGCTATTCCTCCGTAGCCCCCATAGCGAATATGATACTCAGACAGTAAATTCTCTTCGTAGAGTTCATACTTTGTTCCATCTGCCGCCGCACTCTTACCATCACCCCAAACTGACGGCAGATTTAAAGCATTATAGCGGTTAATAATATCCACCAATGCTGCATTGAGCTTATCCACAGTCACATGGCGACGGTTGACAAATGCCAGTTCCTTCGCGGTGACAATGCCTCGCATATGTCTCGCCGCTTGAGTCGGCCCCAAATTGCAACCATAAGTAAACGTCGTTAAAAGATAACGTTCCGTCGCACGTTCAATTTTAGGATCTGAACCTGACAGCGGCCCAAAGTGACGGGTAAAATTCGTCCAGTAGTCAACATTTCTGAGGATATCGATTAAATTTCTTTCTGGAAATTGTTCTTCGATTTTCTCTATTAAGGCAATGGCCGCAACACTCAACTCGTTACGCTGATACTTTTTGAGTATGGGTTCGCCTTCATCATTAATAATAAATTGGTGGTTATTGGGATAACCTGCATCCACCGCCGCTGCCGTGTCCGTCAACCAAGATTTTAGTGTCAAGGTAAAAAAAGAAGCGGTATTAGGAAAGCCTAAATTCTCACAGTATTGGTCAACTAACGGCAAACACTCTGACCAAGGTAGTAATTGTTCGCGGTAGTCGGCGTAATCTTCACTACCAACAACGCAGATATCTCCTGACCTTAATTCGGCTGCTAAGTAATAAAAAATACAAGCCTCGAAGTGCCGACGAACTAATTTGGTTTTCTCTCCTCGCTTGACTACAACTAATTTTCGCCACTGTTCTGAAATAAAATCTAGTTCAATACTTGCTTTGAGAAATTCTCCTCGACGATGAGAATTATCTAGGACAAATTGTAATGCCTCGATAACACTTTGTTCGTTAGTAGTTGATTTGAACTCTAATGCTTTTACTAAGCGAAAAAATGTCCGACGGTGATTTTTATAAAATTTCCAAATTAGAGGAAGATGATTATTACCCCTATAAGCATTCATCGCCTCACATTCCGAAAGCAGTTGCTCTGCTCCTCCGTCTTGAATAAATACATTATTTAGTTTATGAAACAGAGATATTCCCTGATTTGTTAGTAGCTCAGTAGAGAGATTTAATTCCAGTATCTGCTCTGGAGAATTAGATGAATAACTATCGGTTGCTTCAATCTCTGGGTGAGAGGATACTGGTTCATGATTTAATTGATTTTCCTCCATAAAAACATGGATGACATTAGTCAACACACCAACTAATTTCTCTTGTGTTTCTTGAATTCTCTTTTTGATGAGTTCTAATTCTTTTGTAGCGTCATTATTGATTGAGCGCATTTGTTTTAAAAACATCTCAACCAAACTATCTCGCGCTGTAACTTGCGCCGCATAAATTAAGCATAAAATCAAAGTAATCCGTTTGGATAAACTAAAATCCTTGATTTCATGGGCATCTAATACCCGTACTTCGGCAGCAAAATGGTGAATTTTGGCAGTGGTAATATCCTTTAGTATTGGCTTAACATCACCCAAAGAATCTAGCCAGATTAAATGTACAATAAAGTCATTGATATTGTTACGGGTAGGGCTTTTAGGTAGTTGCTTCAGGCTGTTGAATGAGGTTTGATACTCAAGTGGATGACGCTCTAACAAGTCCAGCAAGCGTTCTTGGTAATCTGACGAGATGCGACTCAGTACGAGGGAAAATAATCTTTGGTTTACTACATTTCTCACTCGACGGACTAATCTATTTAATGTGTTAAACCCTGGTAATTCATATCTATTTTTAACTAATTCAGCAATGGCTACATTCATTAAATCAGCAGGATTATCCATAACAGTCGCCGATTCATTCACTGCTTTTATAGCTATATGTAGCCCAGTTTGATTAAATTGATTTACCTGGAGATATTCGCGGATAGCAGTCCGGTGCCGATACATTGTTTTGCGATTTTCATAACCCAAAACAGTATCAACTGAGAATTTTAAATTGCTGCGAATATGATTAACTATTTTCAGAGGAATTTCTATTACCGAAGGAAAGTAACCTAGTCGCTGGAATGATTTTAATAGACATACTAAGTTAAGAATATTACTTTCACCTTTAGTTGTTGCGTAAGCAAAAGCAATTTCACTCTTGTTGGGTGTGTAAATCTCGGTGAGTTCTTTGGGGGTTAATTGACGCTTAAATCGAGGGTAAGCGGTACGTTCTATCGATGTCACCATCAGTATGTGTTTGTGGGATTTAAAACTTCAAAAGATATATATCACCAATCAGCCACAAGCGTTGGATTTTATGTAGAGAAACATTACCAAAAAGAACTGTTTATGGGCAAGTTTTTAACATGGAATGTGTGGGGAGTTGATTGTGTCGTACCCAATGTTAAAGTACCCAATTACCTTTTATGGGCAAGTTGGTTTTTATGACTCATACTGCTCCACCCAAAAAAGTCACAAACCTAGAGAAACGCACACGAGAATATCTGCTACCCCACGAAGTCGAAGCCATGATTAAAGCAGCTTCATCAACAGGGCGGCATGGTCACAGAGATTCGACTTTAATTTTACTGGCTTATCGTCACGCTCTACGTGTATCAGAATTAGTAGCACTGCGATGGGAGCAGGTAGATTTTTCTAGTGGCACAATTCATATCAATCGACTCAAGCATGGTATTAGTTCAACGCATCCTTTACGTGCTAGAGAGTTAAGGTGGCTACGACAACTACAACGAGAATATCCTCACTCCCCTTATTTGTTTGTTTCTGAGCGTGGTACTCCGATGGCTGTTGCCACAGCTTTTAATATTATTAGTCGTGCTGGCACTCTTGCTGGGTTAGGGTTATCCGTGCATCCGCATATGTTACGTCATGCCTGTGGGTTTTATCTGGCATCTGTTGGTCATGACACTAGAGCTATTCAGGCTTATCTGGGACACAAGAATATTCAACACACTATTCGCTACACAGAATTATCGAGCGATCGCTTCAAAAATTTCTGGCTCGACTGAACCTAAAATCAATGCTTTCAACCTGATTTCTTTACAAAACTTTACAACGTGTCCCATTTTGCACGTATCTCGGCGGCCACCCTGAACGTCTTCCTGAAATGAGTGAAGCTGCCATATATGCCGTTATGACTCGTATTATGTTACGTCGTCTAGCCGTCTAAAGATTTACTTTATAAATGGTCTCTCAGGGCATTGCCTTGGTTATTAAACAGCAACCAGAGCGAATATAGATTAAGCTGTTACCCCGCCTACATAGCAATTGATTATTTTTTTAACCTAAAGTCCCTAAATAGAGAGTCGTGCTAATACATTTTCTATCCCCCTGCGCGCTTGGTTGAGATGAATCGGGTCATCTCTCATCACAAAGAGGAAATTCGCAGCCAAGAGCATGGCTTCGATTTCAAAGACTGTCTGAGCAACGTCCGCGTTGGGATCTATCTCGCTGAGAACCCGTGCATCAAGGATGCACTGCTTCAATAATGACATCCACTTGTCTAGCACTTCGACGACGCGATCGCGGGCTGGCCCCGGGCGCGTGTCGAGTTCTGCGGCGACTGCGGCAAAAAAACACCCACCCGGAAAAACTTTGCGTTCGAGATGGGAAAGAAATGCATTAACTACTACCTTCAGCCGTTCAGTTCCTTCCTGTGCTTGCATCGCAGGCTGAAGTACTTCACTCTCAAAAATCAAGGCTGCCGTTTCAATCGTCGCTAACTCTAGTTCTTGTTTGTCTTTGAAGTGGGCGTAGAGTCCACTCTTGCTCATCCCCACTTCAGCAGCTAGAGTCCCAAGCGATAAGCCATTCAGTCCCTTGATTGTTGCTAACTTCGCCGCAGTTAGCAGAATAGTGGCGCGACTAGTCTGGCCTTTTGAGTGGCGAGGCTTGCCGTCTTCTGAATCGGTTTTTAATGACGAAATATTACTCATGGCTTGACAATAGCACGAACGGTCGTAATAATCAACTTTAACAAATAAAAAACGACTGTTCGTGCTTTTATGTATCGCTCTTGATGTCATCCGCTCCGGAGGCAGAATCAGGTCAAGCTAATTGACTTACAGACAAATTAGATTGCCGCAGATATCCGACACCATTGGACGACAAAAAGTTTGACACTGCATGAAAGGACGGAGACTGTATCACCGATGTGTGCATCACTTTTAAAGTAGTAGGAATAAATATCATGACAATATTGTTGAATGAGACGCTTGGGAAACTGAAGACCAATGTAAGGGGTCATGTGGTGCTTCCTGAAGATCCGCCTTATGACGAAGTTCGGGAAATTTGGAATGCGATGATCGATCGGCGACCTGCTGCGATCGTCCAGTGTGCAACAGCCGATGATGTTGCTCATACAATCTTGTTTGCGCGAGAAAACGGACTGGAAATATCAATCAGGGGTGCTGGACATAATATTGCGGGGAATGCTTTGTGCGATCGCGGCGTGACGATCGATCTTTCAACCATGAAGAATGTCCGTGTCGATCCTCAAAAGCGGCGTGCCTATGTCGAACCAGGTGCGACGCTGGCTGATTTCGATAAAGTGGCACAGATGCATGGGTTAGCAACTCCAGTGGGAATTAATTCAACAACTGGTATAGCCGGTCTTACTCTCGGTGGTGGTTTTGGTTGGTTGACTCGTAAGTATGGCATGACGATTGATAATCTTGTTTCTGCGGCAGTAGTCACAGCAGACGGAAATCAAATCCGAACCAGCGAAACCGAAAACCCTGACCTTTTCTGGGCGATTCGCGGTGGCGGCGGTAACTTTGGTGTAGTCACTGAGTTTGAATTCGCTCTCCATCCTGTGGGCCCTGAAATATTGGCTGGGTTAATCGTTTTTCCGTTTAGTCAGGCTAAACAGGTGCTAACACAATATCGGAAATTTGCTCAATCGGCTCCTGAGGAACTGAATGTATGGGTGGTACTCCGCAAGGCTCCGCCACTACCTTTTCTACCCGAACACGTGCATGGTAAAGAAGTAATCGTGCTAGCTGTCTTTTATGCAGGTGACATTGCAGAAGGTGAGAAGCTGATTGAACCTCTACGCAGTTTTGGCGATGCCTATGGCGAACACATCGGCCCTCAACCCTATGTAGTATGGCAGCAAGCATTTGATCCCTTGCTGACAAAGGGTGCTAGGAACTACTGGAAATCTCATAATTTCATAGAATTACAGGATGGGGCGCTGGATGCGATCGCCCAATTCGCAGGCAAATTACCCTCACAAGCGTGCGAAATCTTCATAGCATTGATTGCCGGGGCATCCAACCGAATTTCAGCAGATGCTACAGCATATTATCATCGAGATGCAAAGTTTGTGCTGAACGTGCATGGACGATGGGACGATCCCGCGCAGGATCGAATATGCATTGCGTGGGCACGGGAGTTTTTCCAAGTTTCTGCACCTTATGCATCTGCTGGTGCCTATGTAAACTTCATGACCGAAGAGGAAGGCGATCGCGTCGCCGCCGCTTACGGAGCCAACTACGAGCGCTTGTTACAGATTAAGAGGCGCTACGATCCTGAAAACATTTTTCATCTCAACCAGAATATCAAACCCTGAGTTGGCTTTACTTTTATCGCTACGCCTGTACGTCGCATATTTTGAGTTGGGTTTAAATTCCCGACTCAAAATGTCTTTAGAGGTTATACCATTTTGGATTTTAGATTTTGCGGAAAGTTGCCAGGAGGGTTTCCCTCCGTAGCAAACTTTCCAAGACGGATTTTGGATTGTGAATTGTCTTCTGTGTATAGCTTCTGCGAATCCATCTGTCGCAATCATTAGGCTAAGAGTAATCCTTTACGGTAGCTTCTAGAGTTGTCTGCACAACCATAAAAGAGCGTTGTTTGATTTTAGATTAGTATTCCGCAAGGAAACGATAGATATTCGGCTAAAAACTAGCGTATCATCGAACTTAAACCTATTCCTGCCCAAATTGCATTATTTGAGACTGCTTAGATAGTGTCGTCGTTGAAAGTAGTATTTTGATATACGACAATATAGCCTCCAGAATGTTGCAATCTCGTTGCCGATTTCATTCTCAGGCTTTGCTAAATCATGGTTTAATTTCGCCCAATTGAAACTTTTGGTTGGAGTCAAAGTTAATCAACTGGTGGAATCTAGCTTTATCCTGGTTTAATCATTTACGATTCGTCCTCAAGTCTCAATCTTACTTCCTCTACAAAAAATCTCTCCTACCTGGTTTTTAGAGGAAAACCCAACAGCAATCTACTACTCGCAAGTTGGGTATTAGCTTTTTTGAGTATATCCATGACCAAACCTATAATATAGGGAGCAACAAATCCTAATGACTAGGCAGCTACTTGTTTTGCCACAATACTCATTTTTACACCACCTTGAGGTGCCAATAAAAAACCTCGACGTGCAGGATTAACAGGATATTTATCTTCTAATTTTAATTGATAATTTAACATAATCGTCGCCAGAATTAATTTCATTTCAAACAGAGCAAATACTTGACCTAGACATTGACGAGAACCTCCACCAAAAGGCCAAAATTCATAAGATGAGTATTTACGATTAATAAACCTTTCTGGTTGAAATTTGTTTGGTTGAGGATATAAATCTTCTCGACGATGAGTTAGATAAATACAAGGTGTCACATATGTCCCAGCAGGAACATCATATCCCCTTAAATTAACAGAGCGGAGAGTAACTCTGGGAAAAGTGAAAAGAACTACAGGGTAAATCCGTAAGGTTTCTTGACAAATTGCTGTCAAATAAGGAAGTTGAGTAATTGTGAGTGGATCGGGAGTCTTTAAACCTTGTAACTCATGTAACATTTTCTCATAGACTTCCGGTTGTTGATGAATCCAGTATAAAGCCCAAGCAATTGCAGTAGCAGTCGTTTCGTGTCCAGCAACAAGTAAAGCTAAGAGATTATCTCTTAATTCGGCATCACTCATGCTCTGTCCATCTTCATATTTTGCCTGCATTAGCAAACTCAGAATATCAAAACGATTTGGTTGCGATTGTTGGCGACGCTTCCATATTTCTGACATCAGTATTTTATCAATCTGTTGTCGCAAACTCAGATATCTTCCCCAAGGACTCCAAGAGCCTAAATCTTTCTGTAAAGCCGGGAACAATAAAAGACTAGCACCAAGTGGTGAATTAGTTAAATTTAACCAACTTGTCATTAAGGTTTTCAAATTTTCAAAGTTTAACCCCTCATCAATACCAAAGACTATTTTTAAAATAATCTTCATGGTAATGTTTTCACTCAAATGACGAGCAATAAAATTTTCACCTAGTTTGAGTTGTTGTATTACTTGTTGAGTAATCTCACAAATTTGTTGCCCATAATTGAACATTTGTTCTCCATGCAAGGGAGGCATCATTAGCTTGCGCTGTTTCTGATGACGTTCTCCATCTTGCACAATTAATGAGTTTTCGCCAATTTGAGGTTTGAAGATTTCATTGGCAGCACCTGGAGCATCAAGATTTTTTTTGGGAGGATTAAATAACTCTTGAAGGTCTTGCGGATGGCTAACAACTAAAGTCTCTATGTTGCCAAAAGAATTAGTAAAAAAAATATCTCCATAATTTTTAGCACAACGTTCCAAAAAATCTAACGGTTTTAGGGTAGATTCAATTTGTTGGATAAATTTAGGAGTTTTAAGTTTTTCAATTTGCTTGATTGTCATATGTGCTAGATGCCCCGAGAAATATTTTGTTTAAACTTTTAGTATAAACAGCAAGAAGCTGCATTGGTTTTCGTCAAACTGCGAATAATCCAGATTTTTTAAGACGAGAGAGTAAACCTGAACGGCTACTGTAATCCTTCTGTATCTTTTGAATGCTGGCTTTAAACTCTTCTAACGATCCTTGATATTCTGCCAAGTCTCGCAAATCAATAAGATATGCAACTGCTTGTTCATAGGGTTTTGATTGCTTCAGTTCGATTAACTTATATACTTCTAACCACACTTTATCTTTTTTTAAAGCCAGTGCTTCTAATTTACGGATTTTCTCCTGTTGTGCTCTCAGGAATTCCTGTTTATTGCGGCGTTCATTTTGCTCTTGAGCACCTGTTAATAATTCTGCTAAAGAGCGTCTAGTAATCTTATCATTACCAGAATTTTTTGGATTTTTAAATATTGCTCTTAGTCTCTTAATAAGCTGAAGCTTAACATTAGGTTCATCCCTCATTACTTTGAGTAGAAATTCATTTTTCTCCTCTGATGACAAAGTACGAATCCATTCTTCTATTGGTTCAACTTCATCTTGTTGCGAAACACTTTCTCCTGTTGCAAACGCTATCAGATCTCGGTCGATATCAAAAAATTCTATAAAAGCTTCCAAATAGATGGGTAGTTGATTCAAGTTCGCAGGTACAGGTGGTTCAAGCAACTCCTCTTGCTCTTCATAGATAGAGATGGAAGTAGCTTTTAGCCAAGCAAGGTATAAAGCTCTAAAATCTCCCTGTAAAATGTCATCTCGAATCTGCAATAACCTAGTTAACCATCCTTCACCTTCTATCCAAGTTCGATATTCTTCATCATCAAGATTGATATCTAAGATTATATAGCTTGAGTTTGTAGATACTGTAATTTGCTCGGGTAGACAGTAAGGCTCAAAAACTGAGGAATCAATCACCGATTTTGGCAGACGAAATACTAATTGTCTAGTACCCCAATTTGCCACATATAGCATAACATCAAAGCACTTTTCTAAAAGCTCTTTAGGTTCGCCTCTAAAATCACCATAGCTATAAGTAAAAATCGCACTTCTTGATGTTAGCTGTACGCGGCTGGAAAGCTTACTAATATACGTTTGTTCTGATGTTGTTAATGGTTTGTCTACTGCTTGAAATTCGTAATACTGATATTCACTCATTGTCTTATTTATTTTGACGATGTTAATTTATTTAGATAAATTCATAACAATTGATTCCGCCCATTTTTTATAATTTTGCTGTTATTACTTTTCAATAACAGCAAAACAGCTTAATATTTAGCTAACTTTTTGTTTTCCAAATAGCGATAATTGTCCAGGGGAAATATTGCCTCTTCTAAAACGATGGTAATAAAGATGACAGCCACTACATAGACAAGCTAAGGTTTCCAAACGATTATCGAAAGGATCGTAGTTCCAATGATGTACTTGCAATGTGTAAGCTTTACGTTGAGAAACAGTTAAATCAATAGGTTTTTCACCGGGGCGCAAGCATACTCTCCCGCACCTAGTACAACGCCAATCAGAAGCAGCTTTTAAAGCTATGGCTATTTCTTTCCAATTGTTTGGATATACACCTTGACTCATGAAAGTTTTTATAGCTGATAATGCTGATAATTACAACAGCTTACCGCAACTTTAAGTCTAGTTAAATCAGCGATCGCTCAATAGCAAAATTTACAATCAATCTTTCTCTTGAGCTTCCGCTTGTTCCTTAGCTACAGCAAGAGCAATAACCTGCCGTAGCCATTCAGAACGGTTGGGCTTGTTACGCACGTAAGTATCTAATTCCTCTGGCAGCAGTACAGATATAGGTTTTGCACCAGATTTTACTCCTACTCCTTTTGATTGAAAGCGAGTAGCAATATCCTTTCTTTCCATAGTAATTAGCCTTTTCTCTCAGCCTATTTTAACAAAACCCGTATATATACGGTTATACATTAATTATTTTAATCATTTAACAGGTTCAAAATTATTGAAATAGCCATATATATATGGGATAATAAAGATAGTGAGAGATAGGAAATGGAGCGCCAAAAAAACTCCCGGCAACGGAACCGATACCGAAGCGTGAAGTTTTAAGATGTAGCGCTAAATCCAAAACTCTTACATACACAACAGAAAAAGCACCCCCGACGACCAATCTAAAGGTGCTTCTTCTGAGTTCAATACTAGAAGGATTGTAACACATGAATTTGTTTTCTAATACCCTAATATTTCACTCAGAACAAGATGCTCAATTAGTTGCCCAACAAGTTTACAACTGCCACCAAGAAGGTAATGTTTTAATTTGTCCGATTCAAGAACAGAGGGCAGTAGATTTAGCAATCAATTTAGCAGATGTTGCCTTACCAATAATTGAAGGTACTAGTTGTTTACTTCCCTTCCCCAAGCATAAGCGTGAGTGTCAAGATGATGATACACCACAGATTTATGTAGCTTGTTTATCTGCATACAACAATGGCTTTTTACACGGAATGTGGATAGACTGTACACAAGATGCGTCAGACATTCAAGAAGACATTGAATGGATGTTATCTTGGTCGCCCTGTCGTAATTATGAAGCCTGTGAAGAGTTTGCAATTCATGATTTTCAAAACTGGTATGGTATTCATCTGAGTGAATACGAAAGTATAGAAAAACTAGCCGAACTAGCCCAAATTTTATCAGAGTATGGTGCAGCCTATGCAGCTTATTATGAATATGACAGTAGTGAGGCTAGCGTAGAGGATTTTCAAGAACATTATTGGGGCGAGTACGAAAGCGAAGAAGACTTTGTATATGACCAACTCGAACAACAAGGATTGATTAAAAATCTAGAAGACATGGGTATTTCTAGCTTCTACCTCAATTGGTCAGCAATAGCTCGTGATTGGTTTATTGACTCCTACTACTCAGTAGAAGAAAGTTACAACAAAGTCTACGTTTTTAGCCGTCACTAATAAAATAAAGAGGGTAGTTATCAACTACCCTCTCTCTTAAAAAAAATTGACATATGAATTTAGATAAAATTCATATGTCAATCTTAAAAAAAACCATAATCATTTACGTTGACGAGGGGATTTCTTGATAGATGATTCTTGGATATAATTACCAGGAATCACCACTTGTGTTTTATTCAATCGCAAATGATAACAATAGCTGTTGGTGTTAGGACAAGCAATCAAAGAAGGATAATTTACACCAAACCAAAAACCCAGTGAAGTAAAAATCAATAGACCCACCAAATAAAATGTACTGCCGGAAGTACCAGAACCAATCCATCCACCAAACCACAACAGATTTAACTTTAAATCGTGGATTTTTTCTTTTTGCAGTTGCACTCGCTTTTCTTGAGTTTGTACCCATTGTTGAGAATCTTTCAACTTTTGGTAAGCCAATTGAAGAGCTTTAACTTGAGACTTTTTTTCAATGCGAATATCAATGGTACGTTTTTCAGAAGCCAGCAGTTGTCCTAATCTGTATTCGTTCCATTCTCGGATTCGGGCGGCAATGGTATCGGCTTGTCGGAAGAAGGCAACAACGGTTTCATCTCCAAATCTGTCGCCATTATGGCGCGAAGTGGGGACTTTCCCTCAATCTGCTCCAAAATGCGCTCTTCCAATTGGGCATAAAAACTTTGAATATCCTCTTGGCTTTCAGATAGCTGACGCGAAACATTTTTCAGGTACAGTTTGTTAACTAAACCAGGAATCTCAGAAGCACGTTTTTCTGTGACCTTATCTACCAAATTAATCAGAGAAGCTTCCGATGAGGCAGCAGCATTACTAATATGCTCAGTAATATTTTGCTGAGGCTTTTGTTGAGTTACCGCAGTTAAGTCAACACCAAAATGAGTTGCTACTGTTTGGAGATTATTACCTTGCTTATGCAGCAGCTCACTGGCTTGCAAAAATCGCTCACGCTCAGACTGACTATATTGTTTTTGGTTGGGTGATAATCCACAGGCTGTACAAATTATGACAGCTTGTGATAATTCGACAGCTAAACCAGATTGTTCTTGGACATAATTCAACATCTCTAAAATGTTCATCTGTGCTAACGGCTCAATTGAAGATGAGCGTTTTTTATCTTCTTGTTGAAAGTAAGCAGATATTTGTTTTTTAGTTTTACCAAGCTCCATCAACTCACGACAGCTAAGAATTCTGAGAGCCTCATCTTCTGTATACTCAGCTTTGTCAGTTAAACCGCAAGCTTCTAAACACTGAGCAATTTTATCGTCTGTCAGGTTAGAAAAAACTTCATTTCGTTGTTGCATACTCTTTCACTCACTCACTCACTTGCTGATGATGCTATTTCCGAAAGGATTAAACGGCTCTAGAGGCGAATCTAACTCCAGACTGAGATCATCTATAACCTGTTGAGATTCAATTTCCAATTCATGATTTTGTGCTGTAGTAGTTGTAGAAGCCTCTACCAATATAGATGCTTCTTTCTGTTGTTGATGACTATTAGCATTATTGATAATTCTCAGAGAGCCTACCCCTAACTTGGTACGCAGATATAAACTGTGCAACTGCCAACGATATTCGGCATCATAGAGTAACTGTACTGCCTTGGTATGAGAATTAGTTTGGTGCTGACAAGCTAAAGGTAGCCAACAGACCTTGGCGGCGATCATCAGCATCTCGTTTTTTGAGTATGGTCTTGCTTGCTCATCTTGGAGAAATTCCATGAGCATTGCTTCCGGGCTATCTTCTTCCACCGTCGCCCGTAATCGGATTTCAAATGTCCGTTTTCCCATCTATTTATCCCGATTTTGTTTGCCAGCTAGAATTGGAGCTTGGGGAATTGCTTGCCGA includes these proteins:
- a CDS encoding integrase family protein, which codes for MGKLVFMTHTAPPKKVTNLEKRTREYLLPHEVEAMIKAASSTGRHGHRDSTLILLAYRHALRVSELVALRWEQVDFSSGTIHINRLKHGISSTHPLRARELRWLRQLQREYPHSPYLFVSERGTPMAVATAFNIISRAGTLAGLGLSVHPHMLRHACGFYLASVGHDTRAIQAYLGHKNIQHTIRYTELSSDRFKNFWLD
- a CDS encoding transcriptional regulatory protein TetR family; this translates as MSNISSLKTDSEDGKPRHSKGQTSRATILLTAAKLATIKGLNGLSLGTLAAEVGMSKSGLYAHFKDKQELELATIETAALIFESEVLQPAMQAQEGTERLKVVVNAFLSHLERKVFPGGCFFAAVAAELDTRPGPARDRVVEVLDKWMSLLKQCILDARVLSEIDPNADVAQTVFEIEAMLLAANFLFVMRDDPIHLNQARRGIENVLARLSI
- a CDS encoding FAD linked oxidase domain protein, which translates into the protein MTILLNETLGKLKTNVRGHVVLPEDPPYDEVREIWNAMIDRRPAAIVQCATADDVAHTILFARENGLEISIRGAGHNIAGNALCDRGVTIDLSTMKNVRVDPQKRRAYVEPGATLADFDKVAQMHGLATPVGINSTTGIAGLTLGGGFGWLTRKYGMTIDNLVSAAVVTADGNQIRTSETENPDLFWAIRGGGGNFGVVTEFEFALHPVGPEILAGLIVFPFSQAKQVLTQYRKFAQSAPEELNVWVVLRKAPPLPFLPEHVHGKEVIVLAVFYAGDIAEGEKLIEPLRSFGDAYGEHIGPQPYVVWQQAFDPLLTKGARNYWKSHNFIELQDGALDAIAQFAGKLPSQACEIFIALIAGASNRISADATAYYHRDAKFVLNVHGRWDDPAQDRICIAWAREFFQVSAPYASAGAYVNFMTEEEGDRVAAAYGANYERLLQIKRRYDPENIFHLNQNIKP
- a CDS encoding transposase Tn3 family protein, with the translated sequence MVTSIERTAYPRFKRQLTPKELTEIYTPNKSEIAFAYATTKGESNILNLVCLLKSFQRLGYFPSVIEIPLKIVNHIRSNLKFSVDTVLGYENRKTMYRHRTAIREYLQVNQFNQTGLHIAIKAVNESATVMDNPADLMNVAIAELVKNRYELPGFNTLNRLVRRVRNVVNQRLFSLVLSRISSDYQERLLDLLERHPLEYQTSFNSLKQLPKSPTRNNINDFIVHLIWLDSLGDVKPILKDITTAKIHHFAAEVRVLDAHEIKDFSLSKRITLILCLIYAAQVTARDSLVEMFLKQMRSINNDATKELELIKKRIQETQEKLVGVLTNVIHVFMEENQLNHEPVSSHPEIEATDSYSSNSPEQILELNLSTELLTNQGISLFHKLNNVFIQDGGAEQLLSECEAMNAYRGNNHLPLIWKFYKNHRRTFFRLVKALEFKSTTNEQSVIEALQFVLDNSHRRGEFLKASIELDFISEQWRKLVVVKRGEKTKLVRRHFEACIFYYLAAELRSGDICVVGSEDYADYREQLLPWSECLPLVDQYCENLGFPNTASFFTLTLKSWLTDTAAAVDAGYPNNHQFIINDEGEPILKKYQRNELSVAAIALIEKIEEQFPERNLIDILRNVDYWTNFTRHFGPLSGSDPKIERATERYLLTTFTYGCNLGPTQAARHMRGIVTAKELAFVNRRHVTVDKLNAALVDIINRYNALNLPSVWGDGKSAAADGTKYELYEENLLSEYHIRYGGYGGIAYHHVSDTYVALFSQFISCGTWEAVHIIEGLLKNSSDIQPDTIHADTHGQSTPVFALAHMLGIKLMPRIRNWKDLNFYRPDKETVYQHIDSLFCETVDWKRIETHWQDILQVVLSIQTGKVSSAILLRKLGNYSRKNRLYQAFQELGQVVRTVFLLQYISDMQLRKEITAVTNIVEAYHKFSKWFFFGGFGVVMKNDPIEQEKVIKYKDLVANAVLFQNVVDLTDILRNLQKQGYLISREDVAVVSPYITAHVKRFGDYLIDMETVPPSLDEVESLVLA